The genomic DNA GGAAAATTCACCATTAATGGAACCGTCGACGCTGCGAAACTCAGAGATAAGCTTGTTAGTAAGACCAAGAAGAAAGTTGATCTCATTTCTCCGGTTCTTAAAAATGACAAAGAAAACAAAGACAACAAAAATAAACCGGAAGACAAAAAACCTAAAGAGGTACTAATGTtatattgttttcatttttttaatttattgttaaattttattttaatttaattcattaaTTGATTGAAACGAAAATGGAAAATGCAATAGCCTCCGGTGACGACGGCGGTTTTGAAAATGGAACTGCATTGTCAAGGATGTATTGAGAAGATTCGGAaaactgtttcaaatacaaaaggTGTTTTtcttatgttgtttttttttatttattttgtgattTAATGTATTggtgttgatttttgtttgttgatgatttatttatttttggaatgTAGGTGTTAATGATGTGAAAATAGATAAGGAGAAAGAGACAGTGACAGTGAAAGGAACTATGGATGTGAAAGTGATGgtggagaaaatgaagaagaagtttAAGAGGAAGGTTGAGGTGGTCCCGGCGAAGAAGgagaatgagaaagagaaagagaagaacaaaGGAGAGAATGATGGTGGGAAGAAGAATAAGGGGAAAGGGGAAGGTGGAAATAACAAGGTTGATGAGAATGA from Vicia villosa cultivar HV-30 ecotype Madison, WI unplaced genomic scaffold, Vvil1.0 ctg.000004F_1_1_1, whole genome shotgun sequence includes the following:
- the LOC131621350 gene encoding heavy metal-associated isoprenylated plant protein 3-like; translated protein: MAKQKQKNKTNDNQNQKQENNETKNNNNNNKKEDETKPTTVILKVDMHCDGCASKIVKCIRGFEGFEKMNVDKETGKFTINGTVDAAKLRDKLVSKTKKKVDLISPVLKNDKENKDNKNKPEDKKPKEPPVTTAVLKMELHCQGCIEKIRKTVSNTKGVNDVKIDKEKETVTVKGTMDVKVMVEKMKKKFKRKVEVVPAKKENEKEKEKNKGENDGGKKNKGKGEGGNNKVDENDGKGKMEGMTNSSGYGYGYGCLGFDYGYNNNNGEGGMMQVHAPQMFSDENPNACCVM